From a region of the Argiope bruennichi chromosome 8, qqArgBrue1.1, whole genome shotgun sequence genome:
- the LOC129980752 gene encoding V-type proton ATPase subunit D 1-like — MSKGGNDIFPVFPTAMHKQIMKSKLSIAQKGHDILKRKSEVLEMRFRKVGKEIIKIKRLMGDIFKEASFLLAEARFIIGDFNQLVLNAVSKARLKVKHRTENVAGVSLQIFEFYVEGGDTHDLTGLAKGGAKLMSIKQTYTNAVEILVELATLQTTFVMLDDVIKSLNRRVNSLEQMHIPKVERTIRYIETEMDERERQDFFRMKKIQGIKKKDMDRKEKQKREFDATKSEQK; from the coding sequence ATGAGTAAAGGCGGCAATGATATCTTTCCAGTCTTTCCAACTGCTATGCACAAGCAGATAATGAAATCGAAATTGAGTATTGCTCAAAAAGggcatgatattttaaaaagaaaatcagaagTCTTGGAAATGAGATTTAGAAAGGTTGgcaaagaaataatcaaaatcaagCGCCTCATGGGCGATATCTTCAAAGAGGCTTCCTTCCTTCTTGCTGAGGCTAGATTCATCATTGGAGATTTCAACCAGTTGGTCTTAAATGCCGTCAGCAAAGCCAGATTGAAGGTCAAACACAGGACTGAAAATGTTGCTGGCGTCAGTCTTCAAATCTTCGAGTTCTACGTTGAAGGTGGAGACACACATGACTTGACTGGGCTGGCCAAAGGTGGAGCCAAATTGATGTCCATTAAACAGACCTACACCAATGCAGTAGAGATTCTTGTGGAGTTGGCCACTCTTCAGACAACTTTCGTGATGCTGGATGATGTCATCAAAAGCCTTAACAGAAGAGTGAACTCTCTGGAGCAGATGCACATACCGAAGGTCGAGAGAACCATTCGTTATATCGAGACTGAGATGGACGAAAGAGAGAGGCAGGATttctttagaatgaaaaaaatccagGGAATAAAGAAGAAGGATATGGatagaaaagaaaagcaaaagagaGAATTCGACGCAACAAAATCTGAGCAAAAGTAA